A window of Synechococcus sp. MEDNS5 contains these coding sequences:
- the leuS gene encoding leucine--tRNA ligase, which yields MTASKSSSATATASERPDRYDPIALEQRWQSQWQHSDLYATRPPEPGQNAFYALSMFPYPSGSLHMGHVRNYVITDVIARAQRMRGDAVLHPMGWDAFGLPAENAAIERQVDPGIWTDRNIEQMKAQLARLGLSIDWSREQATCHADYYRWTQWLFLELLDQGLAYQKDATVNWDPVDQTVLANEQVDSEGRSWRSGALVEQKNLRQWFLRITHYADALLDDLDLLNGWPERVCTMQANWIGRSIGAEIDFRVSDHDDAVITVFTTRADTLHGVSYVVLAPEHPLVEALTSEEQREAVTAFRDLVGELSADERTADDRPKRGVPIGATAVNPANGESIPIWIADYVLAGYGTGAVMGVPAHDERDFLFARTYELPLKRVIQAAGANEHLSDGEAWTGPGILVNSGRFDGQSSDDGRQAITAHGQELGWARPKRQYRLRDWLISRQRYWGCPIPVIHCDHCGAVPVPADQLPVTLPKDVDLQGRGGSPLASLESWVSVDCPSCGRPARRESDTMDTFMCSSWYFLRFADPHNTERPFDLDAVERWLPVQQYVGGIEHAILHLLYSRFFTKALRDRGLLNIREPFERLLTQGMVQGVTYRNPRTGRYVAPSEVRDESEPKDPVDGGDLEVLFEKMSKSKYNGVDPAAVIDRYGADTARMFILFKAPPEKDLEWDDADVEGQFRFLQRLWRLIENVRSDHQDQLLGAPEVVTEASGLSEKESEIRRAVHTAIEAVSDDLTGEYQFNTAISELMKLSNALSGPLAEASRGVQAEAISALIRLLAPFAPHLAEEFWFSLGGQDSVHNQPWPNHDPSALVRDTVDLVIQVKGKVRGSISVPADCSKEKLEELALASEVAERWLEGKPPRRVIVVPGKLVNLVPS from the coding sequence GTGACGGCCTCCAAGTCCTCCTCCGCCACCGCAACGGCTTCTGAACGTCCGGATCGGTACGACCCCATTGCGCTCGAGCAGCGCTGGCAGAGCCAGTGGCAGCACAGCGACCTGTATGCAACGCGTCCACCGGAGCCCGGTCAGAACGCGTTCTATGCCCTCTCGATGTTTCCCTATCCATCAGGAAGCCTGCACATGGGACATGTGCGCAACTACGTGATCACCGATGTGATTGCCCGGGCTCAGCGCATGCGTGGTGATGCCGTGCTTCATCCCATGGGTTGGGATGCATTCGGACTTCCTGCTGAGAATGCAGCGATTGAGCGTCAGGTCGATCCAGGGATTTGGACTGACCGCAACATCGAGCAGATGAAAGCCCAGCTTGCCCGTCTGGGACTGTCGATCGATTGGTCCAGGGAGCAAGCCACCTGCCATGCCGATTACTACCGATGGACCCAGTGGTTATTTCTGGAACTCCTGGACCAGGGGCTGGCTTACCAGAAAGATGCAACCGTTAACTGGGATCCTGTCGACCAAACCGTGCTGGCCAACGAGCAGGTTGACAGCGAGGGACGCTCCTGGCGTTCCGGCGCTCTTGTCGAGCAGAAAAATCTCAGGCAGTGGTTCCTGCGGATCACCCATTACGCCGACGCACTGCTTGACGATCTTGATCTGCTGAACGGATGGCCCGAACGGGTATGCACGATGCAGGCGAACTGGATCGGTCGTTCGATCGGAGCGGAGATTGATTTCCGCGTCAGCGATCACGACGATGCAGTGATCACAGTCTTCACCACAAGGGCCGACACGCTGCATGGAGTCAGCTATGTGGTGCTGGCTCCTGAGCATCCATTGGTCGAAGCTCTCACCTCGGAAGAACAACGAGAGGCCGTCACTGCTTTTAGAGATCTGGTGGGAGAGCTGAGTGCTGATGAACGCACTGCGGATGATCGTCCCAAGCGCGGAGTACCCATTGGGGCCACAGCAGTGAACCCGGCCAACGGCGAATCAATTCCGATTTGGATCGCCGATTACGTCCTGGCCGGTTACGGAACCGGAGCCGTGATGGGTGTCCCAGCTCACGACGAACGCGATTTCCTGTTTGCACGCACCTATGAACTGCCGCTGAAACGGGTGATCCAGGCTGCTGGTGCCAACGAACATCTCAGCGATGGCGAGGCATGGACAGGCCCTGGGATTCTTGTGAACAGCGGTCGTTTCGATGGCCAGTCCAGCGACGATGGCAGGCAGGCGATCACTGCTCACGGTCAGGAACTGGGTTGGGCTCGGCCCAAACGCCAGTACAGGCTGAGGGACTGGCTGATTTCGCGTCAGCGCTACTGGGGGTGTCCGATTCCAGTCATTCACTGTGATCACTGCGGCGCTGTGCCCGTGCCGGCGGATCAGCTTCCGGTGACCTTGCCCAAGGATGTGGATCTTCAAGGCAGAGGAGGTTCACCCTTGGCCTCCCTGGAGTCCTGGGTGAGTGTGGATTGCCCAAGCTGCGGACGACCCGCCCGACGGGAGTCAGACACCATGGACACCTTCATGTGCTCATCGTGGTATTTCCTTCGTTTTGCCGATCCGCACAACACGGAGCGTCCGTTTGATCTTGATGCTGTGGAGCGCTGGCTGCCCGTGCAGCAATACGTCGGTGGTATTGAACACGCCATCCTCCATCTGCTGTATTCCCGTTTCTTCACCAAAGCACTGCGTGATCGTGGATTACTGAACATCCGAGAACCATTCGAGCGTCTGCTTACTCAAGGAATGGTCCAGGGTGTGACGTACCGCAATCCCCGCACGGGTCGGTATGTGGCGCCCTCGGAAGTCAGAGACGAGAGCGAACCCAAAGACCCAGTGGATGGCGGCGATCTTGAGGTGCTGTTCGAGAAGATGTCGAAATCGAAATACAACGGTGTTGATCCCGCTGCCGTGATCGACCGCTACGGCGCTGACACGGCTCGGATGTTCATTCTGTTCAAGGCACCCCCTGAAAAAGATCTGGAATGGGACGATGCAGACGTTGAAGGTCAGTTCCGATTTCTGCAACGGCTCTGGCGGCTGATCGAGAACGTGCGATCAGATCACCAGGATCAGCTTCTGGGAGCACCAGAAGTTGTTACAGAAGCTTCAGGCCTGTCTGAAAAAGAGTCTGAGATTCGTCGCGCAGTGCACACCGCCATCGAAGCCGTCAGTGACGACCTGACGGGTGAGTACCAATTCAATACGGCGATTTCGGAGTTGATGAAACTATCCAATGCCCTCTCAGGACCGCTCGCTGAAGCATCAAGGGGTGTTCAGGCTGAAGCAATCTCAGCGCTGATCCGCCTTCTTGCTCCTTTTGCCCCCCATCTGGCAGAGGAATTCTGGTTCAGCCTCGGCGGCCAAGACAGCGTTCACAACCAGCCATGGCCGAACCATGACCCCTCTGCATTAGTGCGAGACACCGTGGACCTTGTGATCCAGGTGAAAGGCAAGGTGCGTGGTTCGATCAGCGTTCCGGCTGACTGCAGCAAAGAAAAATTGGAGGAATTGGCTTTGGCGAGTGAAGTGGCGGAGCGCTGGCTGGAAGGAAAGCCTCCCAGGCGCGTGATCGTGGTTCCGGGGAAGCTTGTCAATCTGGTGCCGTCCTGA
- a CDS encoding DUF4330 domain-containing protein: MGIKDRFRSLSVIDAAAALVAVAAVAGVLWSPKLSNTIARATGSVKPVLVSVDVRNSSSADPDGLIKQAIDRGRTNLVIRNQPAGSAELIRVDDISRKLVAVQPDGRVVSAVDPNRQNQGILDARFVLRSEATVTPSGVVIAGTKLKVGTPVELDGRLYRLNGIVSGIDLQ, encoded by the coding sequence ATGGGCATCAAGGATCGTTTTCGCTCCCTGTCAGTGATTGATGCCGCTGCCGCTCTTGTGGCAGTGGCAGCCGTCGCTGGTGTGCTCTGGAGCCCGAAACTCAGCAACACGATTGCCAGAGCAACAGGCTCCGTGAAGCCGGTTCTGGTGAGTGTGGATGTCCGCAATTCGAGTTCTGCAGACCCTGATGGCCTGATCAAGCAGGCCATCGATCGCGGTCGAACCAACCTTGTGATTCGCAATCAGCCTGCCGGCAGTGCGGAACTCATTCGTGTGGATGACATCAGCAGGAAGCTCGTTGCTGTGCAACCTGATGGACGGGTCGTCTCTGCTGTTGATCCGAATCGTCAGAACCAAGGAATCCTCGACGCTCGATTTGTTCTTCGAAGCGAAGCCACCGTCACCCCCTCAGGTGTGGTGATAGCAGGCACAAAGCTCAAGGTGGGAACGCCCGTCGAACTCGACGGCCGCCTTTATCGGCTGAATGGAATCGTCAGCGGGATCGACCTGCAATGA
- a CDS encoding cysteine desulfurase family protein: MVRADATPIYLDACATTPLRPGVQQRMLDVQTQAWGNPSSLHSFGIAASEALERTRVEIGALLGADPDEVLITSGATESIHLGIRGLASSFPPGRIVISAVEHPAVTAAAQALTPLGWHVSVAPVDSQGLIQLDRFEELLRPPTRLVSVIWGQSEVGTLQPLQTIGTLCRRYGIPFHTDATQVISQALPDWNSLPVDLLTASAHKCGGPRGVGLLLIRRAWKQQLNALLTGGGQENNLRSGTESAVLVAGMAEALSQIQRCDLDGLPDSGDGIRRIRDELELQLCRTAGVATIGQPHQRLPHHLALVLRDHSGQPLSGRRMVRVLDQEGLAVSSGSACSSGRDTDSRVLTAMNIPREMRRSGLRLSLGFWNTSNQIESIIERFERALLACAES, from the coding sequence ATGGTCAGAGCTGACGCGACGCCCATCTACCTCGATGCCTGTGCCACGACACCTCTGCGACCGGGTGTGCAGCAGAGGATGTTGGATGTTCAAACTCAGGCCTGGGGCAATCCCTCCAGCCTGCACTCCTTTGGGATTGCAGCATCGGAAGCCCTGGAACGCACAAGGGTTGAAATCGGTGCACTGCTCGGCGCAGACCCCGATGAAGTGCTGATCACCTCAGGAGCCACTGAATCCATTCATCTTGGGATCCGGGGCTTGGCGTCGTCCTTCCCGCCAGGACGGATCGTGATCTCCGCTGTCGAGCATCCAGCCGTGACGGCGGCGGCGCAGGCGCTGACCCCCTTGGGATGGCATGTGTCAGTGGCCCCTGTCGATTCGCAAGGACTCATCCAACTGGATCGATTCGAAGAGCTTCTCCGCCCACCCACGCGCCTGGTGTCTGTGATCTGGGGACAGAGTGAGGTGGGCACGCTTCAACCTCTTCAGACGATCGGCACTCTTTGCCGTCGGTACGGAATTCCCTTCCACACGGATGCCACCCAGGTGATCAGCCAGGCCCTTCCCGACTGGAACTCCCTGCCTGTGGATTTACTCACCGCGTCAGCCCACAAATGTGGGGGGCCCAGAGGTGTGGGCCTGCTTCTGATTCGTCGAGCCTGGAAACAGCAACTCAACGCGCTGTTGACAGGGGGCGGTCAGGAGAACAATTTGCGCAGTGGAACTGAATCCGCTGTGTTGGTGGCTGGAATGGCTGAGGCCCTGTCGCAGATTCAACGATGTGACCTGGATGGGCTGCCTGACAGCGGCGATGGCATCCGACGAATTAGGGATGAATTGGAGCTGCAGCTCTGTCGAACAGCTGGTGTCGCAACGATTGGTCAACCTCATCAACGCCTCCCTCATCATTTGGCTCTGGTGCTTCGCGACCATTCAGGCCAGCCGTTGTCTGGTCGGCGAATGGTGCGCGTTCTCGATCAAGAGGGGCTGGCCGTGAGCAGTGGAAGTGCCTGCTCATCAGGGCGTGACACGGATAGCAGGGTGCTCACAGCGATGAATATTCCCCGGGAAATGAGACGTTCGGGCCTGAGGCTCAGCCTCGGGTTCTGGAACACGTCCAACCAGATCGAGAGCATCATTGAGCGATTTGAACGTGCGTTGCTGGCTTGTGCTGAAAGCTGA
- a CDS encoding DUF1995 family protein — MSAVLPADLLEAEQRTIAALESVLGGVRRGRWMVTWRFEGLRVMGPALRLARTLKERSWPLLVAFPDAGAAALAKRDAPDLAGCCVDFMQLQRDPAWANRGELLLLIGAQPSDYETVEAICNLWKEPVVLVNGRLEDAGVGIGSVARSRRRGFLATWSSAFHLEPLAQGALLLERQKEWELFRCDPDGYRWIHRFEQRPDPEQIDAAVSPSVDGLRQTLGAVDRLIDDLRG, encoded by the coding sequence GTGAGCGCTGTTCTTCCCGCTGATCTTCTCGAGGCTGAGCAGCGCACGATTGCAGCGTTGGAGTCTGTGCTGGGTGGGGTTCGGCGCGGACGCTGGATGGTGACCTGGCGGTTCGAAGGCCTGCGGGTCATGGGTCCGGCACTGCGTCTGGCAAGAACGCTTAAGGAACGCAGCTGGCCGCTGCTGGTGGCTTTTCCCGATGCTGGCGCGGCGGCTCTCGCTAAACGCGATGCGCCTGATCTCGCCGGTTGTTGCGTTGATTTCATGCAGCTGCAGAGGGATCCGGCCTGGGCTAACCGAGGCGAACTGTTGCTGCTGATTGGTGCCCAGCCAAGCGACTACGAAACTGTTGAAGCGATCTGCAACCTGTGGAAAGAGCCTGTTGTGCTTGTGAATGGACGGCTCGAAGATGCCGGGGTCGGCATCGGCAGTGTGGCCCGTTCCAGACGCCGCGGTTTTTTGGCCACCTGGTCAAGCGCATTCCATCTAGAGCCCCTCGCGCAAGGGGCACTGCTACTGGAACGTCAGAAGGAATGGGAACTGTTCCGCTGTGATCCCGATGGATACCGTTGGATTCATCGGTTCGAACAACGTCCTGACCCTGAGCAGATCGATGCAGCCGTCAGTCCATCAGTGGATGGATTGCGCCAGACATTGGGTGCTGTGGATCGGCTGATTGACGATCTCAGAGGTTGA
- the coaD gene encoding pantetheine-phosphate adenylyltransferase translates to MKALYPGSFDPLTLGHLDLIERGASLVDELVVAVLQNPGKSPAFPLEQRLHQITASTQHLGNVSVISFDGLTVACAKEQGTRLILRGLRAMSDFEYELQIAHTNRSLDPDFETIFLTTSAHYSFLSSSVVKEVARFGGAVDHMVPRVVAEDLARFFNSAFAPPSR, encoded by the coding sequence ATGAAAGCGCTGTATCCAGGCAGCTTCGACCCTCTCACCCTTGGGCATCTTGACCTCATTGAGCGAGGGGCATCCCTTGTGGATGAACTGGTGGTTGCTGTTCTGCAGAATCCTGGGAAGTCCCCAGCGTTTCCCCTCGAACAGCGTCTGCACCAGATCACCGCTTCCACCCAGCACCTCGGCAATGTGTCCGTGATTAGTTTCGATGGGCTGACGGTGGCCTGTGCCAAAGAACAAGGCACACGCCTCATCTTGCGTGGACTCCGGGCCATGAGCGATTTCGAATATGAACTTCAGATTGCTCACACCAATCGCTCGCTCGATCCGGATTTCGAAACCATTTTTCTCACCACGTCAGCCCACTACAGCTTTCTCAGCAGCTCGGTCGTGAAAGAAGTGGCTCGTTTCGGTGGTGCAGTCGACCACATGGTGCCGCGGGTGGTGGCGGAAGACCTTGCGAGGTTCTTTAATTCGGCTTTCGCCCCCCCGTCGCGATGA
- the dapF gene encoding diaminopimelate epimerase translates to MLQFSKYQGLGNDFILVEGRDGRLPEGISAPDSDWVRSVCDRRFGLGGDGLILALPPQGQGELRMRIFNADGSEAEMCGNGIRCLARFLADSDGDLPGRSWKIETPAGLIIPELQQDGQIRVDMGAPFLKPEMVPTHLSPDENGLPRGEVTREGLTLSLAAVGMGNPHVVVPVNDLEAIPFEALGAQLECDPLFPAKTNVHFLKVHSRQHLEIRVWERGAGPTLACGTGACATLVAAVLLGFSDNEATVVLPGGPLGINWPDQQGSVFMTGPAVAVFDGVMNPELMPEGRPPEMAAEPKPSVSSNPPGLDCANDCKEGCRQPDRCLREEAQARVQAFLESTSLDSMINLAGDSLEQRTLSRTQRDGQS, encoded by the coding sequence ATGCTGCAGTTCAGTAAGTACCAAGGTCTCGGCAACGACTTCATCCTGGTGGAAGGTCGCGATGGCCGGCTTCCTGAGGGCATCTCCGCTCCCGATTCTGACTGGGTCCGTAGTGTTTGCGACCGTCGCTTCGGCCTCGGAGGCGATGGCTTGATCCTTGCGCTGCCTCCGCAGGGCCAGGGAGAACTGCGCATGCGCATTTTCAACGCCGATGGTTCAGAGGCTGAAATGTGCGGCAATGGAATTCGCTGCCTCGCCCGCTTCCTTGCCGATAGTGATGGCGATTTGCCTGGACGGAGCTGGAAGATCGAAACTCCAGCTGGTCTCATCATTCCCGAGCTTCAACAAGACGGCCAGATCCGCGTCGATATGGGTGCCCCCTTCTTGAAGCCCGAGATGGTTCCGACGCACCTGAGCCCAGATGAAAACGGCCTTCCTCGTGGTGAAGTCACCCGTGAAGGACTCACCCTGTCCCTCGCAGCCGTGGGGATGGGGAATCCACATGTAGTGGTTCCCGTGAACGATCTGGAGGCGATTCCATTTGAAGCACTTGGCGCACAGCTGGAGTGCGACCCGCTCTTCCCGGCGAAAACCAACGTTCACTTTCTCAAAGTGCACAGCCGTCAGCATCTTGAGATTCGCGTCTGGGAAAGGGGTGCTGGTCCAACCCTGGCCTGCGGGACCGGTGCCTGCGCCACTTTGGTGGCTGCTGTCCTGCTTGGATTCAGCGACAACGAGGCAACCGTGGTCCTTCCAGGCGGTCCGCTGGGCATCAACTGGCCTGATCAACAGGGGTCGGTCTTCATGACCGGACCCGCTGTAGCTGTCTTCGACGGCGTGATGAATCCAGAGCTGATGCCTGAGGGGCGTCCCCCAGAGATGGCTGCGGAACCCAAGCCCTCGGTTTCTTCAAATCCTCCAGGCCTTGACTGTGCCAACGACTGCAAGGAGGGCTGCCGGCAACCTGATCGTTGTTTGCGTGAGGAGGCACAGGCAAGGGTCCAGGCGTTCCTGGAATCCACTTCGCTGGATTCGATGATCAATCTCGCCGGAGATTCCCTCGAGCAGCGCACCCTGTCACGCACTCAACGTGATGGTCAGAGCTGA
- the dacB gene encoding D-alanyl-D-alanine carboxypeptidase/D-alanyl-D-alanine-endopeptidase, whose translation MNTRICPFVLLAATLPAGVQAEVIPLISPPAPETQQPLPELQKARSCQPLQSAIQANLGSEPRVWSVTVLNSDGDLLGDINGSIARIPASNQKLISTAYALDRLGPDFRLKTRLIQRPDGSMELNGEGDPDLGIAGLQRFALAALRQGGSRGVTSGPVNLMVREEPRRNWWPSDWHPADRGYAYGAPITRLALTSNAVGGAVSDPYNRLQRLFQKEVQRRGGAVRIQQAQPLSMAEISNRGDREEMVVLHEETSAPMHALLSLANTESHNFTAEVLMRQAADLWDVKAASRATERWMWEQGLPVQGLRVADGSGLSRNNRVTSQTIAALLMRMDQHPYAPYYQASMAIAGQRGTLRNLYRGTPIDGRFRGKTGTISGVRSISGILQTADGPRYVSMISNGSTRPNTVIGQILRSVLKFSPCPSSVAPAMLHGGRG comes from the coding sequence ATGAACACACGCATCTGCCCTTTCGTGCTTTTGGCAGCAACGCTGCCAGCTGGCGTCCAAGCCGAGGTCATTCCCTTGATCTCCCCTCCGGCTCCTGAGACCCAGCAACCGCTCCCTGAGCTGCAAAAAGCGCGTTCCTGTCAGCCCCTGCAATCGGCGATCCAGGCCAATCTCGGTTCTGAGCCCAGGGTGTGGTCTGTCACGGTGCTGAACAGTGATGGGGATTTACTTGGGGATATCAATGGCTCCATCGCTCGTATCCCCGCCTCCAATCAGAAACTGATCAGCACGGCTTACGCCCTGGATCGTCTTGGACCCGATTTCCGGCTGAAGACTCGCCTGATCCAGCGACCTGATGGCTCCATGGAGCTGAATGGAGAGGGGGATCCCGACCTTGGGATTGCCGGTCTGCAGCGCTTTGCGCTCGCAGCTCTTCGTCAGGGTGGATCCCGAGGGGTGACATCGGGCCCGGTCAACTTGATGGTGCGCGAGGAGCCAAGGCGGAATTGGTGGCCGAGTGACTGGCATCCTGCTGACCGTGGTTATGCCTACGGGGCACCCATCACGCGGCTGGCCCTGACCAGCAACGCCGTTGGTGGTGCCGTCAGCGATCCCTACAACCGACTGCAGCGGTTGTTTCAGAAAGAGGTGCAACGGAGGGGTGGTGCCGTGCGCATCCAGCAGGCCCAGCCTCTGAGCATGGCTGAGATCTCCAATCGAGGCGATCGGGAGGAGATGGTGGTTCTGCATGAGGAGACTTCAGCGCCCATGCATGCTTTGCTCAGTCTCGCCAACACGGAGAGCCACAATTTCACAGCTGAGGTGTTGATGCGTCAGGCGGCCGACCTCTGGGACGTGAAGGCTGCATCCAGAGCGACGGAACGCTGGATGTGGGAACAGGGTCTCCCCGTTCAAGGGCTGCGGGTTGCTGACGGAAGTGGGCTGTCCAGGAACAACAGGGTCACCAGCCAAACCATTGCCGCTTTGCTGATGCGTATGGATCAGCATCCTTACGCTCCCTACTACCAGGCCTCCATGGCCATTGCCGGACAACGGGGCACACTCAGAAATCTCTACAGAGGCACTCCCATCGATGGACGCTTCCGAGGGAAGACGGGAACCATCAGCGGCGTGCGCAGCATCTCCGGAATCCTGCAAACCGCTGATGGGCCCCGTTATGTGAGCATGATCTCCAACGGCTCGACCCGGCCGAACACGGTGATCGGTCAGATTCTGCGATCCGTGCTCAAATTCAGCCCGTGCCCTTCATCTGTCGCACCCGCGATGCTGCACGGCGGGCGCGGCTGA